The following coding sequences lie in one Streptomyces albofaciens JCM 4342 genomic window:
- a CDS encoding Rv1733c family protein — MVRVIAGLWRWRRNPLRRTTDLLEAWVALAAVVLMALGGVLAGLAVGGVAKGALLRSVRTQAQERHQVWATADRALPRASFDPDSETSSARNAHRRVVAHWTGRDGSGHSGRIAAPHAVRVGERFRVWTDDRGRVVPRPMDAGTAEAHAVFAGLAAAGLAAGAVEGGRRLAVRRLLTCRYRSWERAWERAGQDWGRAGAGS, encoded by the coding sequence GTGGTACGTGTCATCGCCGGGCTGTGGCGCTGGCGGCGCAACCCGCTGCGCCGGACAACGGATCTGCTGGAGGCGTGGGTGGCGCTGGCCGCCGTCGTGCTGATGGCGCTGGGCGGTGTCCTCGCGGGCCTGGCCGTGGGCGGCGTCGCGAAGGGCGCGCTGCTCAGGTCCGTACGGACACAGGCGCAGGAGCGGCACCAGGTCTGGGCGACGGCGGACCGGGCCCTGCCCCGCGCCTCCTTCGACCCCGATTCCGAGACCTCGTCCGCCCGGAACGCGCACCGCCGGGTGGTCGCCCACTGGACCGGGCGGGACGGCAGCGGGCACAGCGGCCGGATCGCCGCGCCGCACGCCGTGCGCGTCGGCGAGCGGTTCCGTGTCTGGACCGACGACCGGGGCCGGGTGGTGCCGCGGCCGATGGACGCCGGGACGGCCGAGGCGCACGCGGTCTTCGCCGGGCTCGCCGCGGCGGGCCTGGCGGCGGGCGCGGTCGAGGGCGGCCGGCGGCTGGCCGTACGGCGGCTGCTGACCTGCCGGTACCGGAGCTGGGAGCGGGCGTGGGAGCGCGCGGGCCAGGATTGGGGACGGGCCGGAGCGGGCAGCTGA
- a CDS encoding TerD family protein, with protein sequence MSMPKGSNVAVPATSVRLELGWRTGPGTPDVDASALLLTTAGKVRDDADFVFYNQPAHASGAVRHEGKRPAGDTVTDRLAVDLDRLEPAVDKVVLAASADGGAFGRVAGLHIRVLDAGSGAELARFDSQDATAETAFVLGELYRRQGAWKFRAVGQGYDTGLAGLATDFGISVEEEPPAAVPAAPAPPPAAPVPPPAAPPAAPAAPPAQPYGAYPPPPAQPQPQPYGAYPPPPAPPAQPYGAAPVPAPAPPVSLSKVTLTKEAPAVSLTKQGGTSGAMRVNLNWQQAGGQAKRLGKKLGRKTMEALGARGALLPQSGDLDLDLCALYELTDGSAGVIHPIGGNFGTLHAPPYIQLDRDDRTGAVAAGENLTINLDHQASFRRILVFVTVYAGARSFEGLHATVTLQPQYGAPVDFSLDECTVPSTVCALALITNTGGELVVRREARYLVPAPGVSPQRTVDEAYGWGLNWSPASK encoded by the coding sequence ATGTCGATGCCCAAGGGGAGCAACGTCGCGGTACCGGCCACGTCGGTACGGCTGGAACTGGGCTGGCGCACCGGACCCGGCACCCCGGACGTGGACGCGTCCGCACTGCTGCTGACCACGGCCGGCAAGGTCCGCGACGACGCGGACTTCGTCTTCTACAACCAGCCCGCGCACGCCTCGGGAGCCGTCCGCCACGAGGGCAAGCGCCCCGCCGGGGACACGGTGACCGACCGGCTGGCCGTCGACCTGGACCGGCTGGAGCCCGCCGTGGACAAGGTGGTGCTCGCCGCCTCCGCCGACGGCGGCGCCTTCGGCCGGGTCGCCGGGCTGCACATCCGGGTGCTCGACGCGGGCAGCGGCGCCGAACTCGCCCGCTTCGACAGCCAGGACGCCACCGCCGAGACGGCCTTCGTGCTCGGGGAGCTCTACCGGCGGCAGGGCGCGTGGAAGTTCCGGGCGGTCGGGCAGGGGTACGACACCGGGCTGGCCGGGCTGGCCACGGACTTCGGCATCAGCGTGGAGGAGGAGCCCCCGGCCGCCGTACCGGCCGCCCCGGCCCCGCCGCCCGCGGCCCCGGTTCCGCCGCCCGCCGCGCCCCCGGCGGCCCCCGCCGCGCCGCCCGCCCAGCCGTACGGCGCGTACCCGCCGCCTCCGGCGCAGCCTCAGCCCCAGCCGTACGGCGCGTACCCGCCGCCTCCGGCCCCGCCCGCCCAGCCGTACGGCGCCGCCCCCGTGCCCGCCCCCGCCCCGCCCGTGAGCCTGTCCAAGGTCACCCTCACCAAGGAGGCGCCCGCCGTCTCCCTGACGAAGCAGGGCGGCACCTCCGGGGCGATGCGGGTGAACCTGAACTGGCAGCAGGCCGGCGGGCAGGCCAAGCGCCTGGGCAAGAAGCTGGGCCGCAAGACCATGGAGGCGCTGGGCGCCCGCGGCGCGCTGCTGCCGCAGTCCGGCGACCTGGACCTCGACCTGTGCGCGCTGTACGAGCTCACCGACGGCAGCGCGGGCGTGATCCACCCCATCGGCGGCAACTTCGGCACACTGCACGCCCCGCCGTACATCCAGCTCGACCGGGACGACCGCACCGGCGCCGTCGCCGCGGGGGAGAACCTGACCATCAACCTGGACCACCAGGCGAGCTTCCGGCGCATCCTCGTGTTCGTGACGGTCTACGCGGGCGCCCGGAGCTTCGAGGGGCTGCACGCCACGGTCACGCTCCAGCCCCAGTACGGCGCCCCCGTCGACTTCTCGCTCGACGAGTGCACCGTGCCGTCCACCGTCTGCGCCCTCGCCCTGATCACCAACACCGGCGGCGAACTGGTGGTGCGGCGCGAGGCCCGCTACCTGGTCCCCGCGCCGGGCGTCAGCCCGCAGCGCACCGTCGACGAGGCGTACGGCTGGGGGCTGAACTGGTCCCCGGCCAGCAAGTGA
- a CDS encoding ATP-binding protein codes for MLTPEPAMSEDDPVDTRAAACLLKRRFTARLLPQLRLLVEECAVREGLAEPRRGEFVLAVDEIAGNAVEHAGGSGRLVLRRVGDELECRISDSGPGFSETVIPELLPGLDGAHNGRGLWLARLVADRFTVRAGAGGTPGARGAEVILAVRVRSEPTSPGPAPVR; via the coding sequence GTGCTGACCCCGGAACCGGCCATGTCCGAGGACGACCCCGTGGACACCCGGGCCGCCGCCTGCCTGCTGAAGCGGCGCTTCACCGCGCGCCTGCTGCCGCAGCTGCGGCTGCTGGTGGAGGAGTGCGCCGTCCGCGAGGGCCTGGCGGAACCGCGGCGCGGCGAGTTCGTGCTGGCCGTGGACGAGATCGCGGGCAACGCGGTGGAGCACGCGGGCGGCTCGGGGCGGCTGGTGCTGCGGCGCGTCGGTGACGAACTGGAGTGCCGTATCAGCGATTCGGGCCCCGGCTTCAGCGAGACCGTGATCCCGGAACTGCTGCCGGGGCTCGACGGAGCGCACAACGGGCGCGGGCTGTGGCTCGCGCGCCTGGTGGCGGACCGGTTCACGGTCCGGGCCGGCGCCGGCGGGACGCCCGGCGCCCGGGGCGCCGAGGTCATCCTCGCGGTACGGGTACGGTCGGAGCCCACGTCCCCCGGACCGGCGCCGGTCCGGTAG
- a CDS encoding MOSC domain-containing protein — translation MPKPSLRAIHRYPVKSMAGSGPGEAVVEPWGIAGDRRWMLVDAAHRFVTQRSRPGLAAVTATELADGALRLTAPGMPPLTVAVPEPGATVTVGIWRDEVEAVPASGAAAEWFSGYLDAPVRLVHLDDPARRRPVDPGYARPGETVGFADGFPLLLTTTASLDALNSLVAEGRHPGEAPLPMDRFRPNVVVEGTAPWDEDEWRRIRIGEITFRVVKPCGRCVITTTDQRTGQRGKEPLRTLARHRRVGDQLVFGQNLIPEGTGTLRVGDPFEVLDRRPRT, via the coding sequence GTGCCGAAACCTTCCCTCCGCGCCATCCACCGCTATCCGGTCAAATCCATGGCGGGGTCCGGCCCCGGCGAAGCGGTCGTGGAGCCGTGGGGGATCGCCGGGGACCGCCGCTGGATGCTGGTCGACGCCGCGCACCGGTTCGTCACCCAGCGCTCCCGGCCGGGCCTGGCGGCCGTCACCGCCACGGAACTCGCGGACGGCGCGCTCCGGCTGACCGCCCCGGGCATGCCGCCGCTGACCGTCGCGGTGCCGGAGCCCGGCGCCACGGTCACGGTCGGGATCTGGCGCGACGAGGTCGAGGCGGTGCCCGCGTCCGGCGCCGCCGCCGAGTGGTTCAGCGGGTATCTGGACGCGCCCGTACGGCTGGTCCACCTGGACGATCCGGCCAGGAGACGGCCGGTGGACCCCGGCTACGCGCGCCCCGGCGAGACGGTCGGGTTCGCCGACGGCTTCCCGCTGCTCCTCACCACCACCGCCTCGCTCGACGCCCTCAACTCCCTCGTCGCCGAGGGACGGCACCCGGGCGAGGCCCCGCTGCCGATGGACCGCTTCCGGCCGAACGTCGTGGTGGAGGGCACCGCGCCCTGGGACGAGGACGAGTGGCGGCGGATACGGATCGGAGAGATCACCTTCCGGGTGGTGAAACCGTGCGGACGGTGCGTGATCACCACCACCGACCAGCGCACCGGGCAGCGCGGCAAGGAACCGCTGCGCACCCTGGCCCGCCACCGCCGCGTCGGTGACCAGCTCGTCTTCGGCCAGAACCTGATCCCGGAGGGCACCGGCACCCTCCGTGTCGGCGACCCCTTCGAGGTGCTCGACCGCCGCCCGCGTACCTGA
- a CDS encoding DUF6643 family protein codes for MTSPRSTYGGGYYASPSFPDTPIYDSLVAERGTPQIAPIRVELPYDTGSSYMPALPSALPALPAAPSQPQPGPGYPGAAAQPVAPLQSTPAPYIPQQQAGSRGYPAQQQQPQRPTGNNVGYDAMRPAGPVAPRPAPSPSPYDDPYGRQYPRGY; via the coding sequence ATGACCTCCCCCCGCTCTACCTACGGCGGCGGCTACTACGCTTCGCCGTCCTTCCCGGACACCCCGATCTACGACTCCCTCGTCGCCGAGCGCGGCACGCCGCAGATTGCCCCGATCCGCGTCGAGTTGCCCTACGACACGGGCTCGTCGTACATGCCCGCCCTCCCGTCGGCCCTGCCCGCGCTGCCCGCCGCGCCGTCCCAGCCGCAGCCCGGCCCCGGTTATCCGGGCGCCGCGGCCCAGCCGGTGGCGCCGCTGCAGAGCACCCCGGCGCCGTACATCCCGCAGCAGCAGGCGGGCTCCCGCGGCTATCCCGCCCAGCAGCAACAGCCCCAGCGTCCCACCGGGAACAACGTCGGCTACGACGCCATGCGCCCGGCCGGTCCGGTCGCGCCCCGGCCCGCGCCGTCCCCGTCGCCGTACGACGATCCGTACGGCCGTCAGTACCCGCGCGGCTACTGA
- a CDS encoding right-handed parallel beta-helix repeat-containing protein, with protein MAQGSVQVTHTGTSRWRRRTGEYSSLAAALDAAGDGDVLTVGAGTYRENLVLVRAVTLRGPDGARGSVRIAPADGVALTVRASATVQDIQVEGQDSTAPAVLVEDGAPELDGLRVVTRSASGIEVRGGARPTVRRCSVDNPGGVGISVLDGAGGIFEECEVVAAGQTGIAVRGGAHPRLENCRVRHASGAGLSVNDEGSGVEAVGCELYEIKGAGVQVAARASGQLTDCTVHRTSADGITLDTDAVLTLADCDIHDIPENAVDLRSRSVLTLTRSTVRRFGRNGLSVWDPGTRVDANRCEIHDSTGDYPAVWVSDGATAVLEATRVHDVPDALFVLDRGSRADVVDSDLSQVRNTAVSVSDGATVQLDDCRIREAATGAWFRDHGSGGTLANCTIDAAQTGVIVTKGADPTVERCTVAAPVEAGFYVSAEGRGTFDSCRVTGSSGYGFHIIDGCRATLTRCRTERCARGGYEFADGGAGHTGGPAVRDCTSDESRAVGDPLVPAPEVRAPAAVPEARTAGVLGNAPVQGAQTAPPAPASAAAEPATPAPERRPSDEVLGELDRLVGLESVKREVRSLINMIEVGRRRREAGLKAASVRRHLVFTGSPGTGKTTVARLYGEILASLDVLERGHLVEVSRVDLVGEHIGSTAIRTQEAFDRARGGVLFIDEAYALSPEDSGRDFGREAIDTLVKLMEDHREAVVVIVAGYTAEMERFLAVNPGVASRFSRTITFADYAPEDLLRIVEQQGEEHEYRLAEGAGEALLKYFTALPKGPSFGNGRTARQTFEAMVERHAGRVALLADPDTDDLTLLYAEDLPDLP; from the coding sequence ATGGCACAGGGCTCGGTCCAGGTGACGCACACGGGCACATCGCGGTGGCGGCGCCGCACGGGCGAGTACAGCTCCCTGGCCGCGGCCCTGGACGCCGCCGGGGACGGTGACGTGCTGACCGTGGGCGCTGGCACCTACCGCGAGAACCTGGTGCTGGTGCGCGCGGTGACGCTGCGGGGGCCGGACGGCGCGCGCGGGTCGGTGCGGATCGCGCCCGCCGACGGCGTCGCGCTGACCGTACGGGCCTCCGCGACGGTCCAGGACATCCAGGTGGAGGGCCAGGACTCCACCGCGCCCGCGGTGCTGGTGGAGGACGGGGCGCCGGAGCTGGACGGGCTGCGGGTGGTCACCCGCTCGGCCTCCGGCATCGAGGTGCGCGGGGGCGCGCGCCCGACCGTGCGCCGCTGTTCGGTGGACAACCCGGGCGGCGTGGGCATCAGTGTGCTGGACGGCGCGGGCGGCATCTTCGAGGAGTGCGAGGTGGTGGCCGCCGGGCAGACCGGGATCGCGGTGCGCGGCGGCGCGCACCCGCGGCTGGAGAACTGCCGGGTGCGGCACGCCTCGGGCGCGGGCCTGTCGGTCAACGACGAGGGCAGCGGCGTCGAGGCGGTCGGCTGCGAACTGTACGAGATCAAGGGCGCGGGCGTACAGGTGGCCGCGCGGGCGAGCGGCCAGCTGACCGACTGCACGGTGCACCGGACCTCGGCCGACGGCATCACCCTGGACACCGACGCGGTGCTCACCCTCGCCGACTGCGACATCCACGACATCCCGGAGAACGCGGTGGACCTGCGGTCCCGGTCGGTGCTCACGCTGACCCGCAGCACGGTGCGCCGCTTCGGCCGCAACGGGCTGTCCGTGTGGGACCCGGGCACCCGGGTGGACGCCAACCGGTGCGAGATCCACGACAGTACGGGCGACTACCCGGCGGTGTGGGTCAGCGACGGCGCGACCGCCGTGCTGGAGGCGACGCGGGTGCACGACGTGCCGGACGCGCTGTTCGTACTGGACCGGGGCTCGCGCGCGGACGTGGTGGACTCCGACCTGTCGCAGGTGCGCAACACGGCGGTGTCGGTGAGCGACGGGGCGACCGTGCAGCTCGACGACTGCCGCATCCGGGAGGCGGCGACCGGCGCCTGGTTCCGCGACCACGGCAGCGGCGGCACGCTCGCCAACTGCACCATCGACGCGGCCCAGACCGGGGTGATCGTGACCAAGGGCGCCGACCCCACCGTCGAGCGCTGCACGGTCGCCGCACCGGTCGAGGCGGGCTTCTACGTCTCCGCCGAGGGCCGCGGCACGTTCGACTCCTGCCGGGTGACGGGCAGTTCCGGGTACGGGTTCCACATCATCGACGGGTGCCGCGCGACGCTGACGCGCTGCCGTACGGAGCGGTGCGCGCGTGGCGGGTACGAGTTCGCGGACGGCGGCGCCGGACACACGGGCGGGCCGGCGGTGCGGGACTGCACCAGCGACGAGAGCCGCGCGGTGGGCGACCCGCTGGTCCCGGCCCCCGAGGTGCGGGCGCCGGCGGCCGTACCGGAGGCGCGGACGGCGGGGGTGCTGGGGAACGCACCGGTCCAGGGCGCGCAGACCGCGCCGCCCGCGCCCGCGTCGGCCGCCGCCGAGCCCGCGACGCCCGCCCCCGAGCGCCGCCCCTCCGACGAGGTGCTCGGCGAACTGGACCGGCTGGTCGGCCTGGAGAGCGTCAAGCGCGAGGTGCGCAGCCTGATCAACATGATCGAGGTGGGGCGGCGGCGCCGGGAGGCCGGCCTCAAGGCCGCCTCGGTCCGCCGCCACCTGGTCTTCACCGGCTCCCCCGGCACCGGCAAGACCACGGTCGCCCGGCTCTACGGCGAGATCCTGGCCTCGCTGGACGTGCTGGAGCGCGGGCACCTGGTCGAGGTGTCCCGGGTGGATCTGGTCGGCGAGCACATCGGGTCCACGGCGATCCGTACGCAGGAGGCGTTCGACCGGGCGCGCGGCGGGGTGCTGTTCATCGACGAGGCGTACGCGCTCTCGCCGGAGGACTCCGGGCGGGACTTCGGGCGCGAGGCGATCGACACGCTGGTGAAGCTGATGGAGGACCACCGGGAGGCGGTGGTGGTGATCGTGGCCGGCTACACCGCCGAGATGGAGCGCTTCCTCGCCGTCAACCCGGGGGTGGCCTCGCGCTTCTCCCGCACCATCACCTTCGCCGACTACGCGCCGGAGGACCTGCTGCGGATCGTCGAGCAGCAGGGCGAGGAGCATGAGTACCGGCTGGCCGAGGGGGCGGGCGAGGCCCTGCTCAAGTACTTCACCGCGCTGCCCAAGGGGCCGTCGTTCGGCAACGGCCGGACCGCCCGGCAGACGTTCGAGGCGATGGTCGAGCGGCACGCGGGCCGGGTCGCCCTGCTGGCCGACCCGGACACCGACGATCTCACACTGCTGTACGCGGAGGACCTGCCCGACCTTCCGTGA
- a CDS encoding DeoR/GlpR family DNA-binding transcription regulator yields MSDNQNLLAEQRRALILDEVRRRGGVRVNELTRRLNVSDMTVRRDLDALARQGMVEKVHGGAVPVSEPSSHEPGFEAKSGLELSAKEDIAKAAARMAAPGGAIALAGGTTAFALAQQLLEVPDLTVVTNSVRVADVFYNAQRAAAGGAAPRAGAATVVLTGGVRTPSDTLVGPVADAAIRSLHFDVLFLGVHGISVEAGLSTPNLAEAETNRHFVRSARRVVVVADHTKWGTVGLSSFASLEDVDVLVTDRGLPAEARAEIAELPPELVVAGEPGDGMDL; encoded by the coding sequence GTGAGCGACAACCAGAACCTCCTCGCGGAGCAGCGTCGCGCTCTGATCCTCGACGAGGTCAGACGGCGCGGCGGCGTCCGCGTGAACGAACTGACCCGCAGGCTCAACGTCTCGGACATGACGGTCCGGCGCGACCTGGACGCGCTCGCCCGGCAGGGCATGGTCGAGAAGGTGCACGGCGGTGCGGTGCCGGTCAGCGAGCCGAGCAGCCACGAGCCGGGCTTCGAGGCCAAGTCGGGGCTGGAGCTGAGCGCCAAGGAGGACATCGCCAAGGCGGCGGCCCGGATGGCAGCGCCCGGCGGCGCGATCGCCCTGGCGGGCGGCACCACCGCGTTCGCGCTGGCCCAGCAGCTGCTGGAGGTCCCGGACCTGACGGTGGTCACCAACTCGGTACGGGTGGCCGATGTGTTCTACAACGCGCAGCGGGCGGCGGCCGGCGGCGCGGCGCCCCGGGCGGGCGCGGCGACCGTGGTGCTGACCGGCGGCGTGCGCACCCCCTCGGACACCCTGGTGGGGCCGGTCGCGGACGCCGCGATCCGCTCGCTCCACTTCGACGTGCTGTTCCTGGGCGTGCACGGCATATCCGTGGAGGCCGGGCTGTCCACGCCCAACCTCGCCGAGGCGGAGACCAACCGCCATTTCGTCCGCTCCGCCCGCCGCGTCGTGGTGGTGGCCGACCACACCAAGTGGGGCACCGTCGGCCTCAGTTCCTTCGCCTCGCTGGAGGACGTGGACGTGCTGGTGACCGACCGCGGGCTGCCGGCCGAGGCCCGCGCGGAGATCGCGGAGCTGCCGCCGGAGCTGGTGGTCGCGGGCGAGCCGGGCGACGGCATGGACCTCTGA
- a CDS encoding CBS domain-containing protein, with the protein MDHRQVGRLMNTEVVRARSGTSFREVVNLLSRHRKTGLPVVDADGKVLGVISETDLMFRQAAQDMLQNRWYNRRRLTGSARAARARKRGLRAGELMTSPPVTIGPHQTVTEAARLMVTGKLDRLPVVDAEGRLCGLVTRTDLLQVFLRPDEEIREELVTEVLVRTLALKPGAIGVSVRAGVVTLTGRLARSSEVALALRLAGRIDGVVAVVDQLEYAHDDAAEQQGEQTVRDRAQEWLRRM; encoded by the coding sequence ATGGATCACCGACAGGTCGGCCGGCTCATGAACACCGAGGTCGTCAGGGCCCGGTCCGGCACCTCGTTCCGGGAAGTCGTCAATCTGCTGAGCCGGCACCGCAAGACGGGGCTGCCGGTCGTCGACGCGGACGGCAAGGTGCTGGGCGTCATCTCCGAGACGGACCTGATGTTCCGCCAGGCCGCGCAGGACATGCTGCAGAACCGCTGGTACAACCGCCGCCGGCTGACCGGCAGCGCCCGCGCGGCGCGCGCGAGGAAGCGCGGCCTGCGCGCGGGCGAGCTGATGACCTCGCCGCCGGTGACCATCGGGCCCCACCAGACCGTCACCGAGGCCGCCCGGCTGATGGTGACCGGGAAGCTGGACCGGCTGCCGGTCGTCGACGCGGAGGGCCGGCTGTGCGGGCTGGTGACCCGCACCGACCTGCTGCAGGTCTTCCTGCGCCCGGACGAGGAGATCCGCGAGGAACTGGTCACCGAGGTCCTCGTGCGCACCCTCGCCCTCAAGCCGGGCGCGATCGGCGTGTCCGTACGGGCGGGGGTGGTGACGCTGACCGGGCGGCTGGCGCGCAGCAGCGAGGTGGCCCTGGCGCTGCGGCTGGCGGGCCGCATCGACGGGGTGGTGGCGGTGGTCGACCAACTGGAGTACGCGCACGACGACGCGGCCGAGCAGCAGGGCGAACAGACCGTACGGGACCGGGCGCAGGAGTGGCTGCGGCGGATGTGA
- a CDS encoding ATP-binding protein translates to MIRQPSRHCTVELQALPARIGQVRRIVSAQLRYWRLDALIDPAALGVTELLANVHQHAVPSKQCTVELLVLLDQLTVSVRDLDPRLPRVRATGALDTEGRGLSLIAALSESWGVRPDGGGKVVWFTLPALTLAPEESVRRTSAGRSSCARGALPHEPAHPPVEPPLRTPLDTRPRVRGAGVV, encoded by the coding sequence GTGATCAGGCAGCCCAGCAGACACTGCACGGTGGAGCTACAGGCCCTTCCGGCACGGATCGGCCAGGTGCGCCGCATCGTATCGGCGCAGCTCCGTTACTGGCGTCTCGACGCCTTGATAGACCCGGCCGCGCTCGGGGTGACCGAGCTGCTGGCCAATGTGCACCAGCACGCCGTGCCCAGCAAGCAGTGCACCGTCGAACTGCTCGTCCTCCTGGACCAGTTGACCGTCTCGGTGCGTGACCTGGACCCGCGCCTGCCCCGGGTGCGGGCGACCGGCGCCCTCGATACCGAGGGCCGCGGACTGTCCCTGATCGCGGCCCTCAGCGAGAGCTGGGGGGTGCGGCCCGACGGCGGCGGCAAGGTCGTCTGGTTCACGCTTCCGGCACTCACGCTCGCGCCCGAGGAGTCCGTACGCCGTACGTCGGCGGGGCGCTCGTCGTGCGCCCGCGGCGCGCTGCCCCACGAACCGGCGCACCCTCCCGTCGAACCGCCCCTGCGCACGCCGCTCGACACCCGTCCGCGGGTACGGGGCGCCGGGGTCGTTTGA
- a CDS encoding MEDS domain-containing protein, translated as MPSGEAPGDHLIPVQHMRPGDHAFVSYDDDEVRWEVVTAFVRLGLARGEKVLLFPDPWLPEAEVLARLDFTGRSTVTARERGQLVLSSMRGLIRPDARFTPERQLGRLSAETARAAGEGFTGLRAFIDMRWVPDLNADVRVMMQRETHADVLFEDRPYSEVCAYDRRWFDREVLYAMDRAHPRSLVERLGTLRTVRGADGSLCFVGEADTGVRADFAVALELALSGTTGTRRLTVDLTRLHFLSVGCATTLLALAGRAAVHDVVEVRCLPPQARTLHRLGAGAVPRLLMTEVVRPC; from the coding sequence ATGCCGTCCGGGGAGGCGCCCGGGGACCATCTCATTCCGGTGCAGCACATGCGCCCCGGGGACCACGCCTTCGTGAGCTACGACGATGACGAGGTGCGCTGGGAGGTCGTGACCGCCTTCGTGCGGCTCGGGCTCGCCCGGGGGGAGAAGGTCCTCCTCTTCCCCGACCCATGGCTCCCGGAGGCCGAGGTGCTGGCCCGGCTCGACTTCACCGGCCGCAGCACCGTCACCGCCCGTGAGCGCGGGCAGCTGGTGCTGAGCAGCATGCGGGGGCTGATCCGCCCGGACGCCCGGTTCACCCCCGAGCGGCAGCTGGGGCGGCTGTCCGCGGAGACCGCGCGCGCCGCCGGCGAGGGCTTCACGGGCCTGCGGGCCTTCATCGACATGCGGTGGGTGCCCGACCTGAACGCCGACGTACGGGTGATGATGCAGCGTGAGACGCACGCGGACGTGCTGTTCGAGGACCGTCCGTACAGCGAGGTCTGCGCCTACGACCGCCGCTGGTTCGACCGCGAGGTGCTGTACGCCATGGACCGGGCGCATCCGCGCAGCCTCGTGGAGCGGCTCGGCACCCTGCGCACGGTGCGCGGCGCCGACGGCAGCCTGTGCTTCGTCGGCGAGGCGGACACCGGTGTGCGGGCCGACTTCGCCGTGGCGCTGGAGCTGGCCCTGTCCGGCACCACCGGCACCCGCCGGCTCACCGTCGACCTGACCCGGCTGCACTTCCTGTCGGTGGGCTGCGCCACCACGCTGCTCGCGCTCGCCGGACGGGCCGCCGTGCACGACGTGGTCGAGGTCCGCTGCCTTCCCCCGCAGGCGCGCACCCTGCACCGGCTCGGCGCGGGCGCGGTGCCACGGCTGCTCATGACGGAGGTGGTCCGGCCGTGCTGA
- a CDS encoding PLP-dependent cysteine synthase family protein, with translation MPTMDVDRSDPDYRSWLKEAVRKVQADANRTADTHVLRFPLPQEWGIDLYLKDESTHPTGSLKHRLARSLFLYGLCNGWIRPGKPVIEASSGSTAVSEAYFASLIGVPFIAVMPATTSREKTRLIEFHGGRCHLVDDPRTVYAVSAELAAESGGHYMDQFTYAERATDWRGNNNIAESIYQQLRLERYPEPAWIVATAGTGGTSATIARYVHYMQYDTRICVPDPENSCFFDGWRTGDAKTDCATASRIEGIGRPRMEPSFVPGAIDRMMKVPDAASVAAVRALERAIGRKAGGSTGTGLWSALRIVAEMVAEGRTGSVVTLLCDPGDRYLDKYYSDSWLEEQGLDIAPYAATIDRFLETGVWPA, from the coding sequence ATGCCGACCATGGACGTCGACCGCAGTGATCCGGACTACCGGTCCTGGCTCAAAGAAGCCGTCCGCAAGGTCCAGGCGGACGCCAACCGGACGGCGGACACCCATGTGCTGCGCTTCCCGCTGCCGCAGGAGTGGGGCATCGACCTGTACCTGAAGGACGAGTCGACGCATCCGACCGGCAGTCTCAAGCACCGGCTGGCCCGCTCGCTGTTCCTCTATGGTCTGTGCAACGGCTGGATCCGGCCCGGCAAGCCCGTCATCGAGGCCTCCAGCGGTTCCACCGCGGTCTCCGAGGCCTACTTCGCCAGCCTGATCGGCGTGCCCTTCATCGCGGTGATGCCCGCCACGACCAGCCGTGAGAAGACCCGGCTGATCGAGTTCCACGGCGGCCGCTGCCATCTCGTGGACGACCCCCGGACCGTCTACGCGGTCTCCGCCGAACTCGCCGCGGAGTCCGGCGGGCACTACATGGACCAGTTCACCTACGCCGAACGGGCGACGGACTGGCGCGGCAACAACAACATCGCCGAGTCGATCTACCAGCAGCTGCGGCTGGAGCGCTACCCGGAGCCCGCCTGGATCGTCGCCACGGCCGGCACCGGCGGCACCTCCGCGACCATCGCCCGCTATGTGCACTACATGCAGTACGACACCCGCATCTGCGTACCCGATCCGGAGAACTCCTGCTTCTTCGACGGCTGGCGCACCGGCGACGCGAAGACGGACTGCGCCACCGCCTCGCGCATCGAGGGCATCGGCCGCCCGCGCATGGAGCCCAGCTTCGTGCCCGGCGCCATCGACCGGATGATGAAGGTCCCGGACGCGGCGAGCGTGGCGGCCGTACGGGCCCTGGAGCGGGCCATCGGCCGCAAGGCGGGCGGCTCGACGGGCACCGGCCTGTGGAGCGCGCTGAGGATCGTCGCGGAGATGGTCGCCGAGGGGCGCACCGGCTCGGTCGTCACCCTGCTCTGCGACCCCGGCGACCGCTACCTGGACAAGTACTACTCGGACAGCTGGCTGGAGGAACAGGGCCTGGACATCGCGCCGTACGCGGCGACGATCGACCGCTTCCTGGAGACCGGGGTGTGGCCCGCCTGA